In the Clostridium sporogenes genome, one interval contains:
- a CDS encoding YciI family protein, with protein sequence MFILNLTYMKPITEVEKYLSNHISFLNKYYNNEKFICSGRKNPRTGGIILCNAKDINEVNTIINEDPFYKEKIATYEIIEFDPTKYASNFKCFI encoded by the coding sequence ATGTTTATACTAAATCTTACATATATGAAACCTATTACGGAAGTAGAAAAGTATTTGTCTAATCATATATCATTCCTAAACAAATACTATAACAACGAAAAATTTATTTGTTCTGGAAGAAAAAATCCACGTACAGGTGGAATTATTCTTTGTAATGCTAAGGATATAAATGAAGTTAATACTATAATAAATGAAGATCCTTTTTACAAAGAAAAAATTGCTACTTATGAAATCATTGAATTTGATCCTACTAAATATGCAAGCAATTTTAAATGCTTTATTTAA
- a CDS encoding TetR/AcrR family transcriptional regulator produces the protein MLRKEKAILTKNKVFETAIKLIKEKGYDNVTVSQICEKAGVAKGTFYVHYKSKEDIVKESYYSDMGVFVLKQYQNLILKDENMSIKDKIKKFLISELMFTSYAGYEMTCRAYVTNLTESISKDSKHFERREFTKDLKLLILEGINQKIFETKQTEDEIFLYLESFVRGLMASWCFSNGEFDIVEKGERYINEILKKL, from the coding sequence ATGTTAAGAAAAGAAAAAGCTATTCTAACTAAAAATAAAGTGTTCGAAACTGCTATTAAGCTAATTAAAGAAAAAGGCTATGACAATGTTACCGTAAGCCAGATATGCGAAAAAGCTGGAGTTGCAAAGGGCACTTTTTATGTTCATTACAAATCAAAAGAAGATATTGTAAAAGAAAGTTACTATTCTGATATGGGTGTATTTGTTCTAAAGCAATATCAAAATTTAATTTTAAAAGATGAAAATATGAGCATTAAAGATAAAATAAAAAAATTTCTTATATCAGAACTTATGTTTACTAGTTATGCTGGCTATGAAATGACATGCCGAGCTTATGTGACTAATTTAACAGAAAGTATATCGAAAGATAGCAAGCATTTTGAAAGACGAGAATTTACAAAAGACTTAAAGCTATTAATTTTAGAAGGTATTAATCAAAAAATATTTGAAACAAAACAAACAGAAGATGAAATATTTTTATACTTAGAAAGTTTTGTAAGAGGGCTTATGGCTTCATGGTGTTTTTCTAATGGAGAATTTGACATTGTAGAAAAAGGAGAAAGATATATTAATGAAATTTTAAAAAAGTTATAA
- a CDS encoding ABC transporter ATP-binding protein, with product MSILKAIDIKKKINIGNNSYDILKGINLEINEGEFLSIMGQSGAGKSTLLYILSALDTPSEGRVLFDNNDIFSMKDSKVSKLRRENFGFIFQFYNLIEGLNIEDNISIIFEYEGVPKKKYKEKLEFLLNKVGLYEKRKYYPYQLSGGQQQRVSIARALITDPKIIFADEPTGSLDSNSGNNVLEILKSLNVNDKKTIVMVTHDKHAASFSNRIIEIKDGNIDLSNR from the coding sequence ATGAGTATATTAAAAGCTATCGATATTAAAAAGAAAATTAATATAGGTAATAATTCCTATGATATATTGAAAGGTATTAATTTAGAAATTAATGAAGGGGAATTTTTAAGCATAATGGGACAATCTGGTGCTGGTAAAAGTACATTATTATATATTCTTAGTGCTTTAGATACACCAAGCGAAGGTAGGGTATTATTTGATAATAATGATATTTTTAGTATGAAAGATAGTAAGGTTAGTAAATTAAGAAGAGAAAATTTTGGGTTTATTTTTCAGTTTTATAATTTAATAGAAGGATTAAATATTGAGGATAATATATCAATAATATTTGAATATGAAGGAGTGCCTAAAAAAAAGTATAAGGAAAAATTAGAATTTTTACTTAATAAAGTTGGTTTATATGAAAAAAGGAAGTATTATCCATATCAATTATCTGGAGGTCAGCAGCAAAGAGTATCTATAGCTAGGGCGTTAATTACAGACCCTAAAATAATATTTGCAGATGAACCTACAGGAAGTTTAGATTCTAATTCTGGTAACAATGTGTTAGAAATCTTAAAATCCTTAAATGTAAATGATAAAAAAACTATAGTGATGGTTACTCATGATAAACATGCTGCTTCATTTAGTAACAGAATTATAGAAATAAAAGATGGAAATATTGATTTAAGTAATAGATAA
- a CDS encoding ABC transporter permease, with protein MRLFLKIAFNSIKKNKIRYILLTCTLVLSTLIMLSTSIIKDSAIKIREDQLRKTTLNSQLVITSVDEKNPFFNPKDILNSIKNIDGISHIVSRIGGMAKDIKTSKEVNIIGVDINKQNSAFPIEFTEEYKVKEKENQIIINEKYAKENSLKSGSKINLLMGKNKKEFTISKIAKNTGVFDASMNTAMISIDDAQYLLDQKDKVYLIGITIKNLDDINNMIDKIKPKVSSKFIIQQRYDMDYFKSYVGTIDMALKIIGVLSIFITLFLTYSTFSLIIYERLHQIGILRSLGISKKDIRVSVIVENLLIVLSSIVVGSILTIPFVRLILNYIVQDAYFTLNLRKFLVIDFVIVVFSILVILIALKNILSIPVINLLKGIGKKYYKNKIGKIFKYSFGALALISSITILVSEYKNENGPLVLIIGSILFIISFVFLTKIFLIVFNYIFEKLFSIFNGSVRILFKELVMQFSNIVDIVVITSVIVCSMYVSVTLKNMINNGVMNVYSSADLMLSIDGSIEEDFTDKIKNIKYIKNSLVQSRTTKTIKDTKVDIAGIDGAQYKKNFSTEIIKNGKTNIFEKLDNDKNIIITTTFSKNTGIKLNDSLKIDGANYKVIGVVSSFENMGKVLFISKDNFNKDIKVKDKDLCLIKVNNNKIKSTTNEIEKLFKDKYENKYSIQELTVLNEENNNNNKKIFNIVNILICISTIICVISMSNNVTINILSRKKVYAIKEALGISKGYLSKCILFEAIVLGTYSGIFGLSLGVTLSNYINKILSYYIGDMVFIKDYKTMVILVLTSIGITVISYIYPMRKIYKINIIDEIKSDE; from the coding sequence ATGAGATTGTTTTTAAAGATTGCATTTAACAGTATAAAAAAAAATAAGATTAGATACATACTATTAACTTGCACCTTAGTTTTATCTACGCTTATTATGTTATCTACATCTATAATAAAGGATTCTGCAATTAAAATTAGAGAAGATCAGTTAAGAAAAACAACGTTAAATAGTCAACTGGTAATAACATCAGTAGATGAAAAAAATCCTTTTTTTAATCCTAAAGATATTTTAAATTCTATTAAAAATATAGATGGAATAAGCCATATTGTATCTAGAATAGGAGGTATGGCAAAAGATATTAAAACCTCAAAAGAGGTGAATATTATTGGTGTTGATATTAATAAACAAAATTCAGCATTCCCAATAGAGTTCACAGAGGAATATAAGGTTAAAGAAAAAGAAAATCAAATTATAATTAATGAAAAATATGCAAAGGAAAACTCTTTAAAATCAGGATCTAAGATAAATTTATTGATGGGAAAGAATAAAAAAGAATTTACCATAAGTAAAATAGCAAAGAATACAGGAGTATTCGATGCTAGTATGAATACTGCAATGATTAGTATTGATGATGCTCAATACCTTTTAGACCAAAAGGATAAAGTTTATTTAATTGGAATAACAATAAAAAATTTGGATGATATAAACAATATGATTGACAAAATAAAGCCTAAAGTATCATCAAAATTTATAATTCAGCAAAGATATGATATGGATTATTTTAAATCTTATGTGGGAACTATAGATATGGCATTAAAAATAATTGGGGTATTGTCCATATTTATAACACTATTTTTAACTTATTCAACATTTTCCCTTATAATCTATGAAAGGTTACATCAAATTGGTATATTGAGAAGTCTAGGTATATCAAAAAAAGATATTAGGGTAAGTGTTATAGTAGAAAACTTACTTATAGTACTAAGTTCCATAGTTGTAGGAAGCATACTGACTATTCCTTTTGTAAGATTAATTTTAAACTATATAGTACAAGATGCATATTTTACTTTAAATTTGAGAAAATTTTTAGTAATCGATTTTGTAATTGTAGTTTTTAGTATATTAGTAATACTAATAGCTTTGAAAAATATATTAAGTATTCCTGTTATAAATCTTTTAAAAGGTATTGGGAAAAAATATTATAAAAATAAAATAGGTAAAATATTTAAATATTCTTTTGGAGCTTTGGCACTAATATCATCTATAACTATTTTAGTTAGTGAATATAAAAATGAAAATGGACCATTAGTATTAATTATAGGTTCAATTTTATTTATTATTTCTTTTGTTTTTTTAACAAAAATATTCCTTATAGTATTCAATTATATTTTCGAAAAATTATTTTCTATATTTAATGGATCCGTTAGGATTTTATTTAAAGAGCTTGTAATGCAATTTTCAAATATTGTAGATATAGTAGTAATTACTTCAGTAATTGTTTGTTCCATGTATGTAAGTGTAACTCTTAAAAATATGATAAACAATGGAGTAATGAACGTATATAGTAGTGCAGATTTAATGTTAAGTATTGATGGTTCTATAGAAGAAGATTTTACAGATAAAATAAAAAATATAAAATATATTAAAAATTCTTTGGTACAATCAAGAACAACAAAGACTATAAAAGATACAAAGGTTGATATTGCAGGAATAGATGGAGCTCAATATAAGAAAAATTTTTCAACAGAAATTATCAAGAATGGTAAAACAAATATATTTGAAAAACTAGATAATGATAAAAACATTATAATAACAACAACATTCAGTAAAAATACTGGTATTAAATTAAATGACTCATTAAAAATTGATGGGGCGAATTACAAGGTAATTGGGGTCGTTAGTAGTTTTGAAAATATGGGAAAAGTATTATTTATATCTAAAGATAATTTTAATAAGGACATAAAGGTAAAGGATAAGGATTTATGTCTTATAAAAGTAAATAATAATAAAATAAAATCTACAACAAATGAAATAGAAAAATTATTTAAAGATAAATATGAAAATAAATATTCTATACAAGAATTAACTGTTCTTAATGAAGAAAATAATAATAATAACAAAAAAATATTTAATATAGTAAATATTTTAATATGCATATCAACAATTATATGCGTAATTAGTATGAGTAATAATGTTACTATAAATATTTTATCTAGAAAAAAAGTATATGCGATTAAAGAAGCTTTAGGTATATCTAAAGGTTACTTAAGCAAATGTATTTTGTTTGAAGCTATAGTTTTAGGTACTTATAGTGGAATATTTGGACTAAGTTTAGGTGTTACATTAAGTAATTATATTAATAAAATTTTATCTTATTATATTGGAGATATGGTCTTTATTAAAGATTATAAAACAATGGTGATTTTAGTTTTAACTTCTATAGGTATTACTGTTATTAGCTATATATATCCTATGAGAAAAATATATAAGATAAATATAATAGACGAAATAAAGTCAGATGAATAA
- a CDS encoding GNAT family N-acetyltransferase → MDFIVREAKLSDLDDVLELWRELSVDQLGKDSYYKGSLEFNCGNKQIKESIINDNCGMFVAEYDNEIHGFVEVWINRNDFLLEHNDNAYILHYYINEKGRSVKNIYGIIRKLYKVAEEWGISKGKPYIIADAFEHNQRILTFLKRMKVYNYKNRMVREI, encoded by the coding sequence ATGGATTTTATAGTTAGAGAAGCAAAATTATCTGATTTAGATGATGTATTAGAACTGTGGAGAGAGTTATCTGTAGATCAACTAGGAAAGGATAGTTATTATAAGGGAAGTTTAGAATTTAATTGTGGAAATAAGCAAATTAAAGAATCTATAATAAATGATAATTGTGGAATGTTTGTTGCAGAGTATGATAATGAAATTCATGGATTTGTGGAAGTATGGATAAATAGAAATGATTTTTTACTTGAGCATAATGATAATGCTTATATATTACATTACTATATAAATGAAAAAGGTAGGAGTGTAAAAAATATATATGGTATTATACGAAAACTTTATAAAGTTGCTGAAGAATGGGGAATAAGTAAAGGAAAACCTTATATAATAGCAGATGCTTTTGAACACAATCAAAGAATACTTACGTTTTTAAAAAGAATGAAAGTATATAATTATAAAAATCGAATGGTGAGAGAAATATGA
- a CDS encoding ABC transporter ATP-binding protein/permease, with translation MKNLLNNMWKVAKEYKGKELIGLIFTILYTVAIFISPMASRYLVDTVIPSNSINKLKIGILIFFGGCICQPIFGYLKNRVFMGISENITIMFREKMFNKVIDAPMEFFDGGSNGAIVSRISNDGRSVSEFITNFFVVVVKNIVLIIMIIVGMIILSKEITFMVIFLYAIYFFINWKISRKFNPMSKNIQESYDQICIKINRSVGSINTIKAFNQEEKVKREFKEIIEKNYANNLKFRKLSMLMNSISNGIMIAALSIVYGIGSMFVMDGKITIGTVVAIGLYFQLLVQPIFELLNSNIDVHTIVPIFNRINEYINLQTERANKEDSQIISLKGIEFKNVSFKYNNGSQAINNISFKLPSKGIFAIVGDSGAGKSSLIKLLSAFYDSYEGEIKINEKELKEYGTKDIRKVISLVSQDIELVNESIKNNIKMGRDIKDSKIKEVVKSLSLEKTIEKLELGYDTIVNERANLSGGEKQRISIARALVKEALIYIFDEPTAALDTINEKRVKDILEELSKERLVIIITHNLSLLNKAQCIYTIKQGEIVEEGDYEYLIKKDSYFSKLMKELSKK, from the coding sequence ATGAAAAATTTATTAAATAATATGTGGAAAGTAGCAAAAGAATATAAAGGCAAAGAGTTAATTGGGTTAATTTTTACTATTTTATATACGGTTGCTATATTTATATCTCCAATGGCGTCTAGGTATTTAGTTGATACTGTTATTCCAAGTAACTCAATTAATAAGTTAAAGATAGGTATATTAATCTTTTTTGGGGGATGTATATGTCAACCTATATTTGGATACCTAAAAAATAGAGTTTTTATGGGAATAAGTGAAAATATAACAATAATGTTTAGAGAAAAAATGTTTAATAAAGTAATAGATGCACCTATGGAATTTTTTGATGGAGGCAGTAATGGCGCTATTGTTTCTAGAATAAGTAATGACGGAAGAAGTGTAAGTGAATTTATTACTAATTTCTTTGTTGTCGTTGTAAAGAATATAGTTTTAATAATCATGATTATTGTTGGAATGATAATATTATCTAAAGAAATCACATTTATGGTTATTTTTCTGTATGCAATATACTTTTTTATTAATTGGAAAATATCACGTAAATTTAATCCCATGTCTAAGAATATACAAGAAAGCTATGACCAAATATGCATAAAAATTAATCGAAGTGTTGGATCAATTAATACTATTAAAGCATTTAATCAAGAAGAGAAAGTAAAGAGGGAATTTAAAGAAATAATAGAAAAAAATTATGCCAACAATTTAAAGTTTAGAAAATTGAGCATGTTAATGAATAGCATTAGTAATGGGATAATGATAGCAGCATTATCTATTGTATATGGTATAGGAAGCATGTTTGTCATGGATGGAAAGATAACAATAGGAACAGTTGTAGCTATAGGATTATATTTTCAATTATTAGTGCAACCAATATTTGAACTTTTAAATAGTAATATAGACGTACATACAATAGTTCCTATATTTAATAGAATCAATGAATATATTAATTTGCAAACTGAAAGAGCTAATAAAGAAGATAGCCAAATTATTTCTCTTAAAGGAATAGAATTTAAAAATGTTAGTTTTAAATATAATAATGGAAGTCAAGCTATAAACAATATTAGTTTCAAGTTACCTTCAAAGGGAATATTTGCAATAGTTGGAGATTCTGGGGCAGGTAAAAGTTCCTTAATAAAATTATTGAGTGCATTCTATGATTCCTACGAAGGGGAAATAAAAATTAATGAAAAAGAGCTAAAAGAATATGGGACAAAAGATATAAGAAAAGTTATAAGCTTAGTATCACAGGATATAGAGCTTGTGAATGAATCCATTAAAAATAATATAAAGATGGGCAGAGATATAAAAGATTCAAAAATAAAAGAAGTTGTAAAGTCACTAAGCCTAGAAAAGACTATAGAAAAATTAGAATTAGGTTATGACACTATAGTTAACGAAAGAGCAAATCTATCTGGCGGGGAAAAGCAAAGAATATCCATTGCTAGAGCTTTAGTAAAAGAAGCTTTAATTTATATTTTTGATGAGCCTACAGCAGCTCTTGATACTATAAATGAAAAGAGAGTAAAAGATATATTAGAAGAGTTGTCAAAAGAAAGATTGGTAATTATAATAACCCATAATTTGAGTTTATTAAATAAGGCTCAATGTATTTATACAATTAAGCAAGGAGAAATAGTGGAAGAAGGTGATTATGAATACTTAATTAAAAAAGACTCATATTTTTCTAAGCTTATGAAGGAACTATCTAAAAAGTAG
- a CDS encoding N-acetyltransferase: protein MVEHIKIGKADIKDMDKIYDLISSINKKKEKIIKYDDFNFNHSKDSLREALSDKNKNEMIFIAMDKENFLGMIDISFNNSDYMFFIDKFAYIKYMYVNKNKLIDTQEYEYVAKELFETAISEAKEYGFKYVCGDVLTEEDELRELFEMNHMKNYKKRLQKNVSTM from the coding sequence ATGGTAGAGCATATAAAGATAGGTAAAGCAGATATAAAGGATATGGACAAGATATATGATCTTATATCATCTATAAATAAAAAAAAGGAAAAGATTATAAAGTACGATGACTTTAACTTTAATCATTCTAAAGATTCTTTAAGAGAAGCTTTAAGTGATAAAAATAAGAATGAAATGATATTTATAGCTATGGATAAAGAGAATTTTTTAGGTATGATAGATATATCATTTAATAATTCAGATTATATGTTTTTTATTGATAAATTTGCTTATATAAAGTATATGTATGTAAATAAAAATAAGTTGATAGATACACAAGAGTATGAATATGTTGCTAAAGAATTATTTGAAACTGCAATAAGTGAAGCTAAAGAATATGGATTTAAGTATGTATGTGGGGATGTATTAACTGAAGAAGATGAACTAAGAGAACTATTTGAAATGAACCATATGAAAAATTATAAAAAAAGATTACAAAAAAACGTAAGCACCATGTAG
- the ctpM gene encoding radical SAM/SPASM domain Clo7bot peptide maturase, with amino-acid sequence MKKSKYNKIIKLEDGKTIAFNSVTCALAEVDQDFLNVLENIENIDVENLDEKTKELVENMSEGNYIVHDEMDELKLLKYRNYNGKFSSSGLGLVIAPTLACNFACPYCYETPKAGLMDKKIQDSLIEMIEENAKRKHDISVTWYGGEPLLAKDMIFDFSQRAIEICEREGAKYSAYIVTNGYLIDEETIENMKKAKITGAQITVDGPPSIHNKRRILKNSDEETFTTIIANVKKLINGGIKNIAIKINVDKTNVDHVEELLDILEENELKDVVVNLGHVTAYTDTCNGIANSCLNTKEYAKNDTKYQKVLFERGYKVAGSYPFYPSIKANYCCADNVGAYVIDSEGYMYKCWNDVGNIDRAVGNVATIKEKVDEKMYARNMDYILWSPFEHEDCRQCEILPICMGGCPYKGSTNEKPECEKWIYSLEDTIIATYNQKNECACTGQGCCCD; translated from the coding sequence ATGAAAAAATCTAAATATAATAAAATAATCAAATTAGAAGATGGAAAAACTATAGCCTTTAATAGTGTTACTTGTGCATTAGCAGAGGTAGATCAAGACTTTTTAAATGTATTAGAAAACATAGAAAATATAGATGTAGAGAATTTAGATGAAAAAACTAAAGAATTAGTTGAAAATATGTCAGAGGGCAATTATATAGTCCATGATGAGATGGATGAGCTAAAATTATTAAAATATAGAAATTACAATGGAAAATTCTCAAGTAGTGGATTAGGCCTAGTAATTGCCCCTACATTAGCTTGTAATTTTGCCTGCCCTTATTGTTATGAAACTCCAAAAGCAGGTCTTATGGATAAGAAGATTCAAGATAGTTTAATAGAAATGATAGAAGAAAATGCTAAACGTAAACATGATATAAGTGTAACTTGGTATGGTGGAGAACCATTATTAGCAAAAGATATGATATTTGATTTTTCTCAAAGAGCTATAGAAATATGTGAAAGAGAAGGCGCTAAGTATAGCGCATATATCGTAACAAATGGATACTTGATAGATGAAGAAACTATAGAAAATATGAAAAAAGCTAAAATAACAGGAGCACAAATTACAGTGGACGGACCTCCAAGTATCCACAATAAAAGAAGAATATTAAAGAATTCAGATGAGGAAACTTTTACTACAATAATAGCTAATGTAAAAAAACTTATAAATGGTGGAATTAAAAATATAGCTATTAAAATAAATGTAGATAAAACTAATGTTGATCATGTGGAGGAATTATTAGATATATTAGAAGAAAATGAACTAAAAGATGTTGTTGTTAATTTGGGACATGTTACTGCTTATACAGATACTTGTAACGGAATTGCCAATAGCTGTTTGAATACAAAAGAATATGCAAAGAATGATACTAAATATCAAAAAGTACTTTTTGAAAGAGGATATAAAGTAGCAGGATCATACCCATTCTATCCAAGCATAAAAGCAAATTATTGTTGTGCTGATAATGTTGGAGCATATGTAATTGATTCAGAAGGCTATATGTATAAATGTTGGAATGATGTTGGAAATATTGATAGAGCTGTTGGAAACGTTGCTACAATTAAAGAAAAAGTAGATGAAAAGATGTATGCAAGAAATATGGACTATATATTATGGTCTCCATTTGAGCATGAAGATTGTAGACAATGTGAAATATTACCAATATGTATGGGAGGATGCCCATATAAAGGAAGTACAAATGAAAAGCCAGAGTGTGAAAAATGGATATATAGTCTTGAAGACACAATAATAGCAACATATAATCAAAAAAATGAATGTGCATGCACTGGGCAGGGATGTTGCTGTGACTAA
- a CDS encoding Clo7bot family Cys-rich peptide yields MKYIIKPSSDKNWYCYCSDCNVCENCNNCEVNCKTY; encoded by the coding sequence ATGAAATATATAATCAAACCATCATCAGATAAAAATTGGTATTGTTATTGTTCAGATTGTAACGTATGCGAGAATTGCAATAACTGTGAAGTAAATTGCAAAACTTATTAG
- a CDS encoding Clo7bot family Cys-rich peptide, translating into MKYIVYRNKKWGYISGYCHCSNCSDCHSNCGSQCMVYYN; encoded by the coding sequence ATGAAATATATAGTTTATAGAAATAAAAAGTGGGGATATATTTCTGGGTATTGCCACTGTAGCAATTGTAGTGATTGTCATAGTAATTGTGGAAGCCAATGTATGGTCTATTATAATTAA
- a CDS encoding Clo7bot family Cys-rich peptide, with protein MKYIIKRVSFKDGFCVLGCEEKGCTNVCVNNCSRVCVIDCAINGSETE; from the coding sequence ATGAAATATATTATTAAAAGAGTAAGTTTTAAAGATGGATTTTGTGTTTTAGGCTGTGAAGAAAAAGGATGCACTAATGTTTGTGTAAATAATTGTTCAAGAGTATGTGTAATAGATTGTGCCATTAATGGAAGCGAAACAGAATAA
- a CDS encoding Clo7bot family Cys-rich peptide, whose translation MKFIKQPAKKFSQGYCVVCSDNCVNYCIGQSVIG comes from the coding sequence ATGAAGTTTATAAAACAACCAGCTAAGAAATTTTCACAAGGATATTGCGTTGTATGTTCTGATAATTGTGTAAATTATTGTATAGGGCAAAGTGTTATAGGATAA
- a CDS encoding Clo7bot family Cys-rich peptide gives MKFIIKPKSFREGLCHCDHCDYCSLKCASRCGIYA, from the coding sequence ATGAAATTTATAATTAAACCTAAAAGCTTTAGGGAAGGTCTATGTCATTGCGATCACTGTGATTATTGTTCTTTAAAATGCGCTAGTAGATGTGGTATATACGCATAA
- a CDS encoding Clo7bot family Cys-rich peptide, producing MKFIKEPSSKFVLGFCNACKDNCHNDCITQSGCGYCAGYNEGN from the coding sequence ATGAAATTTATAAAAGAGCCATCATCAAAATTTGTACTAGGATTCTGTAATGCATGCAAAGACAATTGCCATAATGATTGTATTACTCAATCAGGCTGCGGATACTGTGCAGGATACAATGAAGGAAACTAG
- a CDS encoding Clo7bot family Cys-rich peptide yields MKFIKEPCNKFYLGFCVVCDTNCDNKCSEQCVVVNPK; encoded by the coding sequence ATGAAATTTATAAAAGAACCTTGCAACAAATTTTACTTGGGATTCTGTGTAGTTTGCGACACAAACTGCGATAACAAATGTTCAGAACAATGTGTAGTTGTAAATCCTAAATAG